ATGTCCAAAAAATTGGTGGGAATTACGGAGCTATACGATTATATGGCTCAATTGGTTTTGCATTAGCTGTATTAGTTTCGGGAAGATTAGCTGAAGTTTTCGGTTTAGTCATTATATTTTTCGTATTTGCTTTTTGTATTCTTGTCGGCTTAGGTATTTCAATTTTTATTCCTAACGCTACAACAATTAGTAAAAGGGAGCCGATCTTAAAAGGAGTCCCGATTTTGCTATCTAATAAAAGATTTTTATTATTTTTAATTTGTGCCTTTTTAGTTTTTGGACCAATTAGTGCAAATAATACTTACTTCGGTTTATATATTCAATCTTTAGGTGGAACATTAACAGGTGTTGGTATTGCATTTCTAATTTCTGCAGGTAGTGAGGCACCATTTTTGCAAGTAGCCAAGAGATTAATTAATCGTTTTGGGATATATAATATATTAATTGCAACCGCTTTAGTATCGGCTTTAAGATGGTATTTTTATTTTACAAATCCTCCGATTTCGATACTTTTTTTATCTTGTCTTACACAAGGACTATCGGTTGGGTTATTTATTCCAGCAGCTCTCCAGTTTGTAAGAGATCAGGCACCGGATTCTTTAAAAGCAACGGCTATTACAATTTATTCTGGTTTAGGCTTAGGGTTGGGCGAATGGTTCTGTACTTTCATAAGTGGATTTATATCAGAGGCATTTTCAATTAAAGCCATTTATATTTTATTTGGTTCTCTTAGTATAGTTGCGGTTGGAATCATGCAATACTTAAAAAAGGATTCTAATATTAAGGATAAAAAGGAGATTGCCTAATTTGAGTGAAC
This genomic interval from Gottfriedia acidiceleris contains the following:
- a CDS encoding MFS transporter — its product is MNTLQARKNSILLIFKGYYFCLFFAIGSLGPLLSSYFKNVLDLSTSQIGILMSLTPIVAIFSQPLWGMVSDMTLNPKKMLLIAQISTIIIALFYSTITSYGMLLFVVIMLSMTQSALIPLSDSIALNYVQKIGGNYGAIRLYGSIGFALAVLVSGRLAEVFGLVIIFFVFAFCILVGLGISIFIPNATTISKREPILKGVPILLSNKRFLLFLICAFLVFGPISANNTYFGLYIQSLGGTLTGVGIAFLISAGSEAPFLQVAKRLINRFGIYNILIATALVSALRWYFYFTNPPISILFLSCLTQGLSVGLFIPAALQFVRDQAPDSLKATAITIYSGLGLGLGEWFCTFISGFISEAFSIKAIYILFGSLSIVAVGIMQYLKKDSNIKDKKEIA